A window of the Cannabis sativa cultivar Pink pepper isolate KNU-18-1 chromosome X, ASM2916894v1, whole genome shotgun sequence genome harbors these coding sequences:
- the LOC115700952 gene encoding uncharacterized protein LOC115700952, with protein sequence MGSLMSGWDSPIFASKSGNNNYKRNKSLTKEEIEAYWRSKQKTVEEHLQHITSLSDTKQDQEISRIDDEEMNYCGERYERSRSLALEDRKESADETSIENLIKKNGWWTKSNWAFLNETPACEAASNTYVSQSHIAATLSSPSKSKSHESPHGITTN encoded by the exons ATGGGTTCTCTAATGTCTGGATGGGATTCGCCTATTTTCGCATCAAAATCAG GTAATAACAATTATAAGCGAAATAAGTCACTTACGAAAGAGGAGATTGAAGCTTATTGGAGATCAAAGCAGAAAACAGTTGAAGAACACCTTCAACACATTACTAGCCTCTCAGACACCAAACAAGatcag GAAATTAGTAGAATTGATGACGAGGAGATGAACTACTGTGGTGAAAGATATGAGAGATCAAGATCTTTGGCTCTTGAAGATAGAAAAGAGAGTGCTGATGAGACAAGCATTGAAAATCTTATCAAGAAAAATGgctg GTGGACTAAGAGTAACTGGGCCTTTCTAAATGAAACACCGGCGTGTGAAGCTGCTTCCAACACCTATGTATCACAGTCCCATATAGCTGCTACTTTGTCGTCTCCCTCTAAATCAAAATCACATGAGTCTCCTCATGGAATcacaactaattaa